The following proteins are co-located in the Silene latifolia isolate original U9 population chromosome 1, ASM4854445v1, whole genome shotgun sequence genome:
- the LOC141596657 gene encoding uncharacterized protein LOC141596657 produces MCKDFLWGIAEGQRRMVFKSWGSLCKPRKEGGVDIKEILSWNKAQMMNWLYKLETNTPNVWVQWVNAYILKGVSFWDFQVTAAHSWFWGNIIICRDSLLALTGGVSQAKELLSLSDYKLQVYEGLREKGPTLSVYKTLSDTFNYPKHVIIGLLAIQNKLPTVDNLCRRGMMLVNRCVLCESHSETASHLFFDCAYSATVLQTVSQWLQIPPKTHLLQVLHWFKGHNRGKSWLKRQRRCLLLSTLYLLWNERNKRIFKDLAAPPSVLIRKVQYLVLTRLQALASDDSFY; encoded by the coding sequence ATGTGCAAAGATTTCCTCTGGGGTATTGCTGAAGGACAAAGGAGAATGGTCTTTAAGAGTTGGGGTAGTTTGTGTAAGCCTCGAAAGGAAGGAGGTGTGGATATTAAGGAGATCCTAAGCTGGAACAAAGCCCAGATGATGAATTGGTTGTACAAACTTGAGACTAATACTCCTAATGTTTGGGTTCAGTGGGTTAATGCCTACATTCTGAAAGGTGTTAGCTTCTGGGATTTCCAAGTCACTGCAGCCCACTCATGGTTTTGGGGTAATATCATCATTTGCAGGGATAGTCTTCTTGCTCTTACTGGAGGAGTTTCTCAAGCTAAGGAACTGTTAAGCTTGTCTGATTACAAATTGCAGGTTTATGAAGGCTTAAGGGAGAAAGGGCCTACTCTGTCTGTGTATAAGACTCTGAGTGACACTTTTAACTACCCTAAGCACGTTATCATTGGATTACTGGCAATTCAGAATAAGTTACCCACGGTGGACAATTTGTGCAGGAGAGGGATGATGCTTGTTAATCGTTGTGTGTTGTGTGAGAGCCACTCTGAAACTGCCTCTCATCTCTTTTTTGACTGTGCTTACTCTGCAACTGTCTTGCAAACAGTTTCTCAATGGCTGCAGATTCCTCCCAAGACTCATTTGTTGCAGGTTCTGCACTGGTTCAAGGGGCATAACAGGGGTAAAAGCTGGCTCAAAAGGCAGCGTCGTTGTCTTCTGTTAAGCACCCTCTACTTGCTTTGGAATGAAAGGAACAAAAGAATTTTTAAAGACCTTGCTGCTCCTCCTAGTGTCCTGATTAGGAAGGTTCAATATTTGGTCTTAACCCGTCTTCAAGCTTTAGCTTCTGATGACTCTTTCTACTGA